TCCAGATCATAGGACTGCGATTGAGTGCGCCAGGGCAACTTGCCGGGCTTGCGCGCCGGAGTGAAGCCCAAACCCAGCTCCAAGGCAAGGGGCACGCCGAAGATGAAGCCACGGGACTCGATGCCGACGATGCGATCGAGCTGCAGGTCCTCGATCTGGTCCGCCATCGTGCGGATCGCAAGACGCAGGCCTGCGGCGTCGGCGAGCAGGGGCGTGATGTCCTTGAAGACGATCCCCGGTTTGGGGAAGTCAGGCACGTCGCGGATCAGGCGGGCGAGATCGTCCATGATGATCAAGAAGCTCCCGAGGCGGTTGGAGCGCTAATGGTACCAGCTCGGTCCTAGTGTCCTGAGTTAGAAGTTCGTTGATGACTTCGCGGCACCTTTTCGCCCCTGAACACGTTGCTCCTCCTCCCGTGGGACCTGCCACGCTCGTCCTCGCGCCGCGCTCAGGGACAAAAACTCGCCTGCGAATTCATCAACGAACTTCTAACTCAGGACACTAGCTAGGGGCCGGGCCGCAAG
This genomic interval from Pseudomonadota bacterium contains the following:
- a CDS encoding adenine phosphoribosyltransferase, which encodes MDDLARLIRDVPDFPKPGIVFKDITPLLADAAGLRLAIRTMADQIEDLQLDRIVGIESRGFIFGVPLALELGLGFTPARKPGKLPWRTQSQSYDLEYGQDTLEIHEDGVHPSDRVLVVDDLLATGGTMSATVGLVEALGARVVAVSVVIELAFLNGRERLPERRVESLLSY